One region of Maylandia zebra isolate NMK-2024a linkage group LG10, Mzebra_GT3a, whole genome shotgun sequence genomic DNA includes:
- the tmem88a gene encoding transmembrane protein 88a has product MSLSRTGTLEKTMSEQARSEARFSSRLGSGVVVPPPYSHRGSEAADPPVELRGSLDCWACSVLVTAQNMIIALINFSLASILFGIILTPALTMIVFGFLCHSTVQPHGTSLYCSDLLDDTACIALLVVGFLLLTPLLVLALAAYCRLARHLQLGLCFIPYSRAVYKNLPTQRNQKQGPGSCFSQQDAMERQGKGSIWV; this is encoded by the exons ATGAGCCTCTCACGGACCGGGACGCTGGAGAAGACAATGTCTGAGCAAGCCCGCTCCGAAGCACGGTTCTCCTCCAGATTGGGGTCAGGGGTCGTGGTGCCGCCTCCTTACTCTCACAGAGGGAGCGAAGCCGCTGACCCCCCTGTGGAGTTGAGGGGCTCTCTGGACTGCTGGGCGTGCTCCGTGCTGGTCACTGCACAGAATATGATCATCGCTCTGATCAATTTCAGTCTGGCCAGCATCTTGTTCGGCATCATCCTCACCCCTGCGCTGACCATGATCGTATTCGGCTTTCTCTGCCACTCCACa GTGCAGCCCCATGGAACATCACTATACTGTTCAGACCTGCTGGACGACACAGCCTGCATAGCCCTGCTGGTGGTGGGCTTTCTGCTGCTCACCCCTCTGCTGGTCTTGGCGCTGGCGGCTTACTGCCGTCTGGCCCGACACCTCCAGCTGGGCCTGTGCTTCATCCCCTACAGCCGGGCTGTGTACAAGAACCTGCCCACCCAACGCAATCAGAAGCAAGGTCCGGGGAGCTGCTTTAGTCAACAGGATGCAATGGAGAGACAGGGGAAGGGTAGCATCTGGGTGTAG
- the pcolcea gene encoding procollagen C-endopeptidase enhancer a yields MKPMSHIWGLSLVLSLSLGWTKAQQTNFTRPVFYCGGDMVAESGFVGSEGFPSFYKPNSKCAWRITVPEGNVITLSFRIFDLEADSQCRYDYLDVYNGHSNLVQKLGRFCGTFRPGALISTTNMMMLEMVTDDETQSRGFLAYFSAVKPYVSDEQFCGGRMTKAQGEIKTPNWPDKKYEPGTSCSWLITVEPNMVIHVNFDKFALEDDAYCRFDYVAFFNGGERDDSRLIGKYCGDQVPEPIVTSGNVLLVQFVSDLSVTSDGFLAHFTSIARGSQIPTVNSGQTTRYSPPVPSVKPAHPSTPIETTTKYVPAPVPRSTPSPKPVKPTRNRNAKPNGKRPVPQNPLCAKACKRNGTIKTSFCASEFVLTGKVTSVAPRPRGAIQITVSLIKAYKAGRLTITQVGETMSVKLMSQCKKCPLFRKGVNYIIMGQVNEQGQGTLEPGAFTALYKAPHHKLLMNISQQPC; encoded by the exons ATGAAGCCAATGAGCCATATCTGGGGTCTCTCCTTGGTCTTGTCTCTGAGTTTGGGATGGACAAAGGCCCAACAGACAAATTTCACCAG GCCTGTGTTCTACTGCGGAGGAGACATGGTTGCTGAATCAGGCTTTGTTGGAAGTGAAGGGTTCCCAAGCTTCTAcaaaccaaacagcaaatgtgCCTGGCGCATCACT GTCCCAGAGGGAAACGTGATAACGCTCTCCTTTCGCATTTTTGACCTCGAGGCTGACTCACAATGCCGCTACGACTATCTGGATGTTTACAATGGACATTCCAACTTGGTGCAAAAACTGGGTCGCTTTTGTGGAACTTTCCGACCTGGAGCGCTCATTTCAACCACAAACATGATGATGCTGGAGATGGTGACTGATGACGAGACGCAGAGTCGAGGATTTCTGGCCTATTTCAGTGCAGTCAAACCCTACGTATCTG ACGAACAGTTCTGTGGGGGGAGGATGACAAAAGCCCAGGGAGAGATCAAGACACCCAACTGGCCCGACAAAAAATACGAACCAGGAACAAGCTGCTCCTGGCTGATCACTGTGGAGCCCAATATG GTGATCCACGTGAATTTTGATAAGTTTGCCTTGGAGGATGACGCTTATTGTCGCTTTGACTATGTGGCATTCTTTAATGGCGGAGAGAGGGATGACTCACGTCTGATTGGAAAATACTGTGGCGATCAGGTCCCAGA ACCTATTGTTACCAGCGGAAATGTGCTACTGGTCCAGTTTGTGTCAGACCTCAGTGTGACGTCTGATGGGTTCCTCGCCCACTTTACCAGCATCGCACGTGGTTCTCAGATACCAACAGTCAACTCAGGACAGACTACAAGATACAGTCCTCCAGTACCTTCTGTCAAACCTGCACATCCTTCTACCCCGATAGAAACAACCACCAAATATGTGCCAGCTCCTGTCCCTAGGTCCACTCCGAGCCCCAAACCAGTCAAGCCCACTAGAAACCGTAATGCAAAGCCAAATGGAAAGAGGCCTG TGCCTCAAAATCCACTCTGTGCCAAAGCCTGTAAAAGAAATGGAACAATCAAGACTAGTTTCTGTGCCAGTGAATTTG TATTAACCGGGAAGGTGACCTCTGTGGCCCCGAGGCCCCGAGGTGCTATTCAGATTACTGTGTCCCTCATCAAGGCCTACAAAGCAGGCCGGCTAACCATAACACAAGTTGGAGAGACCATGTCAGTTAAGCTGATGTCGCAGTGCAAGAAGTGCCCGCTGTTCCGCAAAG GTGTCAACTACATCATCATGGGTCAGGTGAATGAACAGGGACAAGGTACCCTGGAACCCGGTGCATTCACAGCTCTCTACAAAGCCCCACACCACAAATTGTTAATGAATATCAGCCAACAACCCTGTTAA